One window of the Hippocampus zosterae strain Florida chromosome 8, ASM2543408v3, whole genome shotgun sequence genome contains the following:
- the loxl5a gene encoding lysyl oxidase-like 5a has product MEKFAFLLFCLLDVAVRLSSAQHHHPARARLHPWKHRFQWENNGQVYSLLTTGTQYRAPAQSRGRTHLLLTTMNRAHRPPPLRRTSTDPGHINTAAPGPNLVPRDQAWSPRNAAAFTNQEFSGGGQSSSLDETGAPRQPTPRSTVAGDDERDTTQTLNTERGGEPQPTDAPAILSRNVVEVHYTQQRTDPIPATNNTNEPQRDPHNIQHRNSVFYNVYPPDQRNRAPTRPVLPGPGHGTSFFHNGLPDLIPDPYYIQAASYIQRVQMFALRCAAEENCLSRSAYHPRVSELDFRVLLRFPQRVKNQGTVDFLPKKPRHKWEWHSCHQHYHSMEAFSNYDLLDTSNGRKVAEGHKASFCLEDTSCDRGIRRRFACTAHTQGLSPGCYDTYHANIDCQWIDITDVPPGNYTLQVTVNPYKLVEESDFSNNVAKCDIRYTGSYVQATNCRITKS; this is encoded by the exons ATGGAGAAATTCGCCTTCTTGCTGTTCTGCCTCCTGGATGTTGCGGTGCGCCTGAGTAGCGCGCAGCATCATCATCCTGCGCGCGCACGACTCCACCCGTGGAAGCACAGGTTCCAGTGGGAGAACAACGGCCAGGTGTACAGCTTACTAACCACGGGCACCCAATACCGAGCACCAGCGCAGTCGAGAGGCCGTACCCACCTGCTGTTGACCACCATGAACCGAGCTCACCGCCCACCGCCACTGAGAAGAACATCCACAGATCCGGGTCATATCAACACTGCCGCCCCGGGGCCGAATTTGGTTCCGAGGGACCAAGCCTGGTCACCCCGTAATGCAGCGGCCTTCACCAATCAGGAGTTCTCCGGAGGAGGACAAAGCTCCTCTTTGGACGAGACCGGCGCACCCAGGCAACCGACGCCTCGCTCCACAGTGGCCGGTGATGATGAAAGGGACACGACACAAACTCTGAACACGGAGCGAGGGGGTGAACCGCAACCGACTGACGCACCAGCGATATTATCCAGAAATGTGGTCGAGGTACATTATACGCAACAGAGGACCGATCCGATCCCAGCCACCAATAACACAAATGAGCCACAACGGGATCCACACAATATCCAGCACAGGAATTCTGTTTTCTATAACGTTTACCCTCCGGACCAAAGGAACAGGGCCCCCACGAGACCGGTTTTACCAGGACCGGGCCACGGTACCAGCTTCTTCCATAACG GTCTCCCAGACTTGATTCCTGACCCATACTACATCCAAGCTGCATCTTACATCCAACGAGTGCAAATGTTTGCACTCCGCTGTGCCGCTGAGGAGAACTGCCTGTCCAG GTCTGCGTACCATCCGAGGGTGAGCGAGTTGGATTTCAGGGTTCTTCTGAGATTCCCCCAGCGTGTGAAGAACCAGGGAACAGTGGACTTCCTCCCAAAGAAGCCCAGACACAAGTGGGAATGGCACAGCTGTCATCA GCACTACCACAGCATGGAGGCCTTCAGCAACTATGACCTGCTGGATACCTCCAACGGACGCAAAGTGGCCGAGGGCCACAAGGCCAGTTTCTGTCTGGAGGACACGTCATGTGACCGTGGTATACGGAGACGCTTCGCCTGTACTGCTCACACACAG GGGCTTAGTCCCGGTTGCTATGACACCTACCACGCCAACATCGACTGCCAATGGATCGACATCACTGACGTTCCACCGGGAAACTACACACTCCAG GTAACAGTGAACCCTTATAAACTTGTGGAGGAGTCAGATTTCTCCAACAACGTGGCCAAGTGTGACATCCGGTACACGGGAAGTTACGTGCAAGCAACAAACTGCAGGATCACAAA GAGCTGA